The Aggregicoccus sp. 17bor-14 genome window below encodes:
- the selB gene encoding selenocysteine-specific translation elongation factor, with translation MIIGTAGHVDHGKTALVKALTGVDTDRLPEEKRRGITLELGFAQLRLPDGRLAGVVDVPGHERFVRAMAAGAGGVDLALFVVAADEGVMPQTREHLDICRLLGVQAGVVALTKSDLLPELGEEWLALLRADLAELTRGSFLESAPVLPVSARTGEGLDALREALGRAAAHPGARPAEGPVFLPVDRAFSLKGFGTVVTGTLLSGTLAAEDAAALLPGLGGPFRVRGLQQHGAAQARVAAGSRVAVNLAGVEPQQVRRGMVLTREGELPEVRTLDVELTALAALERPLPRRQKLLLHLGTAQVQASVALLDLPQLAPGETGLAQLRLEEPLAALVGQRFILRAARALPGRGATVAGGRVLAVGTPRRRRGASALLAPLQAGDAGSQLQWLLEQAGYRGLTQAELFGRSGLAPRTLARTLELLGARGAAVLVDRERRLYLAGAVLHALQARALALLERFHQEAPAAEGLPKEELRQRLSDALDPRAFARVLAALQEGGRVELAHERLRLPGQGGRLSGDEAGVQARALERFRAAQLAPPTLAELAAALGQPGPRLLPLLLQLAGTGALVRVSEELFFDAAALAALRERLVAHLREKKDISTQAFKEMVGQTRKYVIPLSEYFDREKVTLRVGDKRVLRRG, from the coding sequence ATGATCATCGGGACCGCCGGCCACGTCGACCACGGCAAGACGGCGCTGGTGAAGGCACTCACCGGCGTGGACACGGACCGGCTGCCCGAGGAGAAGCGGCGCGGCATCACGCTGGAGCTCGGCTTCGCGCAGCTGCGGCTGCCGGACGGGCGGCTCGCGGGCGTGGTGGACGTGCCGGGCCACGAGCGCTTCGTGCGCGCCATGGCCGCGGGCGCGGGCGGCGTGGACCTCGCGCTCTTCGTCGTCGCCGCGGACGAGGGCGTGATGCCCCAGACCCGCGAGCACCTGGACATCTGCCGCCTGCTGGGCGTGCAGGCCGGGGTGGTGGCGCTGACCAAGAGCGACCTGCTGCCGGAGCTGGGCGAGGAGTGGCTCGCGCTCCTGCGCGCAGACCTCGCGGAGCTCACCCGCGGCAGCTTCCTCGAGAGCGCCCCCGTGCTCCCGGTCTCCGCGCGCACCGGCGAGGGGCTGGACGCCCTGCGCGAGGCGCTGGGCCGCGCCGCCGCGCACCCGGGCGCGCGCCCCGCGGAAGGGCCCGTGTTCCTCCCGGTGGACCGCGCCTTCAGCCTCAAGGGCTTCGGCACGGTGGTCACCGGCACGCTGCTGTCCGGCACGCTCGCGGCCGAGGACGCGGCGGCGCTGCTGCCGGGGCTGGGCGGCCCTTTCCGCGTCCGCGGGCTGCAGCAGCACGGCGCCGCGCAGGCGCGCGTCGCGGCTGGCTCGCGCGTGGCGGTGAACCTCGCCGGCGTGGAGCCGCAGCAGGTGCGGCGCGGCATGGTGCTCACGCGCGAGGGGGAGCTGCCCGAGGTGCGCACCCTGGACGTGGAGCTCACGGCGCTCGCCGCGCTCGAGCGCCCGCTGCCGCGCCGCCAGAAGCTGCTGCTGCACCTGGGCACCGCGCAGGTGCAGGCCTCCGTGGCGCTGCTGGACCTGCCCCAGCTCGCCCCCGGGGAGACGGGGCTCGCGCAGCTGCGGCTGGAGGAGCCGCTCGCGGCGCTGGTGGGCCAGCGCTTCATCCTGCGCGCCGCGCGCGCGCTGCCGGGGCGCGGCGCCACGGTGGCCGGAGGCCGCGTGCTCGCGGTCGGCACGCCGCGCCGGCGCCGCGGCGCCTCCGCGCTGCTCGCGCCCCTGCAGGCGGGGGACGCGGGGAGCCAGCTGCAGTGGCTGCTCGAGCAGGCCGGCTACCGCGGCCTCACCCAGGCCGAGCTGTTCGGGCGCTCGGGGCTGGCGCCGCGCACCCTCGCGCGCACGCTGGAGCTGCTGGGCGCGCGCGGCGCCGCGGTGCTGGTGGACCGCGAGCGCCGCCTCTACCTCGCGGGCGCCGTGCTCCACGCGCTGCAGGCGCGCGCGCTCGCGCTGCTCGAGCGCTTCCACCAGGAGGCCCCCGCGGCGGAAGGGCTGCCGAAGGAGGAGCTGCGCCAGCGGCTCTCGGACGCGCTGGACCCGCGCGCCTTTGCCCGCGTGCTCGCGGCGCTGCAGGAGGGGGGCCGGGTGGAGCTCGCGCACGAGCGGCTGCGGCTGCCGGGGCAGGGCGGGAGGCTGAGCGGGGACGAGGCGGGCGTGCAGGCCCGGGCGCTCGAGCGCTTCCGGGCGGCGCAGCTCGCCCCGCCCACGCTCGCCGAGCTCGCGGCCGCCCTGGGTCAGCCCGGCCCCCGGCTCCTGCCCCTGCTGCTGCAGCTCGCGGGCACGGGCGCGCTGGTGCGGGTGAGCGAGGAGCTCTTCTTCGATGCGGCCGCGCTCGCGGCCTTGCGCGAGCGGCTGGTTGCTCACCTTCGTGAGAAGAAGGACATTTCCACCCAGGCGTTCAAGGAGATGGTGGGGCAGACGCGCAAGTACGTCATCCCGCTGTCCGAGTACTTCGATCGGGAGAAGGTGACCTTGCGGGTGGGCGACAAGCGGGTCCTGCGACGCGGATGA
- a CDS encoding ATP-binding protein translates to MTTKRYSREELAAGVELMPNPVVCVHEERIWVANAAWLQLVGVTREQALGRPYTQFTAPEERSRLAAQHAARRAGELVPAPGPVAYTLRTPDGRLVDLFIEHRQVEVEGGGKAVLASLVRTAEQRPEVGLAEHLVEMSASLVSAHSEAAVRRVACDTLSRLGFTCRFFPFDGGALVAQDGGPLPEDLGLGLEALAEERPTFGGTEGAQPGHVYLPLVSAQPEVLRLEGAGLSLAHTSVLSLFAKVVAASLSDARLLGSVERSKWEMEAVADVARFVAQPVPPAPEAFLARIAGPLAADAVALHLPEAGTGDYVLLAEYCLDADERVALERERSGQGLSAAAAAREGGVLSDVLGEAERARALGTRFRSGAAVRLTRGGQVRGVLQALRGPGSPPFGPDDLRLMGTFGDLLVALLEQRRLRSESARQLSDTRLLLDLARTTSGTLETASILDVAADFLVKLLDVSNCFIMLYDEKANLLRGAAASAAHREGFRDVVAPLTANTVAARAGRERRPVAVEDVSRAGGQVNQELVQRYGEKALLGVPLTSREELIGVVIVDDVRGPRAFTPALIELAEATCGQLALSIANARLYESLWASYAELAATRAEMVKRERLAALGELSAIVAHEVRNPLGVIFNAVSSLRRLLHPHGDAAMLLDILAEESDRLNRMVGDLLDYTRPRDPVLQPEDLARVLQDSLDAACQQTPGAGERHVTIDQEVEPGLPHVPMDRRLIRQALVNVAVNALQSMPQGGKLQVRASREDRDGRPLLRIDVADEGPGIPAELVHRVFEPFFTTKAQGTGLGLAVVKRILDEHHGEIAVASTPGRGTTFTFRLPLAPPEAP, encoded by the coding sequence ATGACGACCAAGCGCTACAGCCGGGAGGAGCTGGCCGCGGGGGTGGAGCTGATGCCCAACCCCGTGGTCTGCGTCCACGAGGAGCGCATCTGGGTGGCCAACGCCGCCTGGCTGCAGCTCGTGGGCGTCACGCGCGAGCAGGCGCTGGGCCGGCCCTACACGCAGTTCACCGCGCCCGAGGAGCGCAGCCGCCTCGCCGCGCAGCACGCCGCGCGCAGGGCCGGCGAGCTCGTGCCCGCGCCGGGCCCGGTGGCCTACACGCTGCGCACCCCGGACGGCCGGCTCGTCGACCTGTTCATCGAGCACCGCCAGGTGGAGGTGGAGGGCGGCGGCAAGGCGGTGCTCGCGAGCCTCGTGCGCACCGCGGAGCAGCGGCCCGAGGTGGGGCTCGCCGAGCACCTGGTGGAGATGTCCGCCTCGCTCGTGTCCGCGCACTCGGAGGCGGCGGTGCGCCGCGTCGCCTGCGACACGCTCTCGCGCCTGGGCTTCACCTGCCGCTTCTTCCCCTTCGACGGCGGAGCGCTGGTGGCGCAGGACGGCGGGCCGCTGCCCGAGGACCTGGGCCTGGGGCTGGAGGCGCTCGCCGAGGAGCGTCCTACCTTCGGCGGCACGGAGGGCGCGCAGCCCGGGCACGTGTACCTGCCGCTGGTGAGCGCGCAGCCGGAGGTGCTGCGGCTCGAGGGGGCGGGGCTCTCGCTCGCGCACACCAGCGTGCTCAGCCTCTTCGCGAAGGTGGTGGCCGCCTCGCTCTCGGACGCGCGGCTGCTGGGCAGCGTGGAGCGCAGCAAGTGGGAGATGGAGGCGGTGGCGGACGTGGCGCGCTTCGTCGCGCAGCCGGTGCCGCCCGCGCCCGAGGCCTTCCTCGCGCGCATCGCGGGGCCGCTCGCCGCGGACGCGGTGGCGCTGCACCTGCCGGAGGCCGGCACGGGCGACTACGTGCTGCTCGCCGAGTACTGCCTGGACGCGGACGAGCGCGTGGCGCTCGAGCGCGAGCGCAGCGGGCAGGGGCTGTCCGCGGCCGCCGCGGCGCGCGAGGGCGGGGTGCTCTCGGACGTGCTGGGCGAGGCCGAGCGGGCGCGGGCGCTGGGCACGCGCTTTCGCTCGGGGGCGGCGGTGCGCCTCACGCGCGGCGGCCAGGTGCGCGGCGTGCTGCAGGCGCTGCGCGGCCCCGGGTCGCCCCCCTTCGGCCCGGATGACCTGCGCCTCATGGGCACCTTCGGGGACCTGCTCGTGGCGCTGCTCGAGCAGCGGCGGCTGCGCAGCGAGAGCGCGCGCCAGCTCTCGGACACGCGGCTGCTGCTGGACCTCGCGCGCACCACCTCCGGCACGCTGGAGACGGCGAGCATCCTGGACGTGGCGGCCGACTTCCTGGTGAAGCTGCTGGACGTCTCCAACTGCTTCATCATGCTCTACGACGAGAAGGCCAACCTGCTGCGCGGCGCGGCGGCGAGCGCGGCGCACCGCGAGGGCTTCCGCGACGTGGTGGCCCCGCTCACCGCGAACACGGTGGCGGCGCGCGCGGGGCGCGAGCGCCGGCCGGTCGCCGTGGAGGACGTGTCGCGCGCGGGCGGCCAGGTGAACCAGGAGCTGGTGCAGCGCTACGGCGAGAAGGCGCTCCTGGGCGTGCCGCTCACCAGCCGCGAGGAGCTGATCGGCGTGGTGATCGTGGACGACGTGCGCGGCCCCCGCGCCTTCACGCCCGCGCTCATCGAGCTCGCCGAGGCCACCTGCGGCCAGCTCGCGCTCAGCATCGCCAACGCGCGCCTCTACGAGAGCCTGTGGGCGAGCTACGCGGAGCTCGCGGCCACACGCGCGGAGATGGTGAAGCGCGAGCGGCTCGCGGCGCTCGGCGAGCTCTCCGCCATCGTGGCCCACGAGGTGCGCAATCCGCTGGGCGTCATCTTCAACGCCGTGTCCAGCTTGCGCCGGCTGCTGCACCCGCACGGGGACGCGGCGATGCTCCTGGACATCCTCGCGGAGGAGAGCGACCGGCTCAACCGCATGGTGGGAGACCTGCTGGACTACACCCGCCCGCGCGACCCGGTGCTACAGCCCGAGGACCTCGCGCGGGTGCTGCAGGACTCGCTGGACGCCGCCTGCCAGCAGACGCCCGGCGCCGGTGAGCGCCACGTGACCATCGACCAGGAGGTGGAGCCGGGGCTGCCGCACGTGCCCATGGACCGCCGCCTCATCCGCCAGGCGCTGGTGAACGTGGCCGTGAACGCGCTGCAGTCCATGCCCCAGGGCGGCAAGCTCCAGGTGCGCGCGAGCCGCGAGGACCGGGACGGGCGGCCGCTCCTGCGCATCGACGTGGCGGACGAGGGCCCGGGCATCCCCGCCGAGCTGGTGCACCGCGTGTTCGAGCCCTTCTTCACCACCAAGGCCCAGGGCACCGGCCTCGGCCTCGCGGTGGTCAAGCGCATCCTGGACGAGCACCACGGGGAGATCGCCGTGGCCAGCACCCCGGGGCGCGGCACCACCTTCACCTTCCGCCTTCCCCTCGCTCCCCCGGAGGCCCCATGA
- a CDS encoding sigma-54-dependent transcriptional regulator yields MRATTAMLLRAEGYTVLEAATGEEALGVLSQGGVDLLLTDLKMEPMDGLTLLKRGMETSPRLQAIVMTAFGSIESAVEAMRLGAYDYVTKPFKEGELRYRVERALERAKLLSAVDLFAGEFNSRHGLSSLVGRSAAMRELTGRLLRVAQSDATVLIQGESGTGKELVARALHTHSRRKARPFVPVNCAAISESLLESELFGHAKGAFTGAVKARRGLFEEAHGGTLFIDEVTETSPAFQSKLLRTLQEGEVRRVGESTALSVDVRTVAATNRDIEQEVEAKRFRQDLYYRLNVVTLRVPPLRERLDDVPALAEHFLERANARSPRPKRLSAAAVEHLMGYGFPGNVRELENLVEQAAALGEGEELLPEDFPLRPSGRSGAGGRTETPIQGLSLAAISGATGGLGGGAGGASLAAAVEEAERRAIAQALERNGMDLARVAEELQVSSTTLWRKMKRLNLRPPGGREGEP; encoded by the coding sequence ATGCGCGCCACCACCGCCATGCTCCTGCGCGCCGAGGGCTACACCGTGCTCGAGGCCGCCACGGGCGAGGAGGCCCTGGGCGTGCTCTCGCAGGGCGGCGTGGACCTGCTGCTCACGGACCTGAAGATGGAGCCCATGGACGGGCTCACCCTGCTCAAGCGCGGCATGGAGACCAGCCCGCGGCTGCAGGCCATCGTGATGACGGCGTTCGGCTCCATCGAGAGCGCCGTGGAGGCGATGCGCCTGGGCGCCTACGACTACGTGACCAAGCCCTTCAAGGAGGGCGAGCTGCGCTACCGCGTGGAGCGGGCGCTCGAGCGCGCGAAGCTGCTCAGCGCGGTGGACCTCTTCGCCGGCGAGTTCAACAGCCGCCACGGCCTCTCCAGCCTCGTGGGGCGCTCGGCCGCGATGCGCGAGCTCACCGGGCGCCTGCTGCGCGTGGCGCAGTCGGACGCCACCGTGCTCATCCAGGGCGAGAGCGGCACCGGCAAGGAGCTGGTCGCGCGCGCGCTGCACACGCACAGCCGGCGCAAGGCGCGCCCCTTCGTGCCGGTGAACTGCGCCGCCATCAGCGAGAGCCTCCTGGAGAGCGAGCTCTTCGGCCACGCGAAGGGCGCCTTCACCGGCGCGGTGAAGGCGCGCCGCGGCCTCTTCGAGGAGGCCCACGGCGGCACGCTCTTCATCGACGAGGTGACCGAGACCAGCCCCGCCTTCCAGAGCAAGCTCCTGCGCACGCTGCAGGAGGGAGAGGTCCGGCGCGTGGGCGAGAGCACCGCGCTGAGCGTGGACGTGCGCACGGTGGCCGCCACCAACCGGGACATCGAGCAGGAGGTGGAGGCCAAGCGCTTCCGCCAGGACCTCTACTACCGCCTCAACGTGGTGACCCTGCGCGTGCCCCCGCTGCGCGAGCGCCTGGACGACGTTCCGGCGCTCGCCGAGCACTTCCTCGAGCGCGCCAACGCCCGCAGCCCCCGGCCCAAGCGCCTGTCCGCCGCGGCCGTGGAGCACCTGATGGGCTACGGCTTCCCGGGCAACGTGCGCGAGCTGGAGAACCTGGTGGAGCAGGCGGCCGCCCTGGGCGAGGGCGAGGAGCTCCTGCCCGAGGACTTCCCGCTGCGCCCCTCGGGCCGCTCGGGCGCCGGGGGCCGGACGGAGACGCCCATCCAGGGGCTCTCGCTCGCGGCCATCTCGGGGGCGACCGGTGGGCTCGGCGGAGGGGCCGGGGGCGCCTCGCTCGCGGCCGCGGTGGAAGAGGCCGAGCGCCGGGCGATCGCCCAGGCCCTGGAGCGCAACGGGATGGACCTCGCCCGCGTCGCCGAGGAGCTGCAGGTCTCCAGCACCACCCTGTGGCGCAAGATGAAGCGGCTCAACCTGCGGCCGCCCGGAGGGCGTGAGGGAGAGCCCTGA
- a CDS encoding NADH-quinone oxidoreductase subunit N: MNLPSLSQADFLPLLPALLLVVGACVLLLSEVFLRPGSSRGYQAVLTAVTAALAAALALKLVFEPAREVLLGFAVLDPFSSFLTFTVCVGLALATLTAQGFLRRRGAERGEFYALMLFASAGMSLLAISNELITVFVNIEVLSVATYALTSYLRRGTRPSEAGFKYFILGAFSSAVLLYGAALLYGATGTTLLGNMSGPLRAALQDNAALVYCGMLLVGAGFAFKVAAVPFHMWTPDVYEGAPTPVTALMSAGVKAAAFAALVRVFVTLGAGLDPQAPMMLFSALAFLTMIAGNLLALPQRNVKRMLAYSSIAHAGYVLVAVAALFVTAPGEKFSLLGSTQLTGSLQGAGMRADALRGILFYLFAYTVSAVGAFGLLSALERREDEDRGTAWDLERFSGLAQRKPGWALAMAVFMLSLGGIPPTIGFLGKLLIFQSAVDAGLVGLAIVGVLSSAAGVYYYLRVVVYMYMRPVADGAHALERSVATEVALVACSLAVVVLGILPGPLTGWLQTASTIFTR; the protein is encoded by the coding sequence ATGAACCTCCCCTCTCTCTCCCAGGCAGACTTCCTCCCGCTGCTGCCGGCGCTGCTGCTGGTCGTCGGGGCCTGCGTGCTGCTGCTCTCGGAGGTCTTCCTCCGCCCGGGCTCCAGCCGCGGCTACCAGGCGGTGCTCACCGCGGTCACGGCGGCGCTCGCCGCGGCGCTCGCGCTGAAGCTGGTGTTCGAGCCGGCGCGCGAGGTGCTGCTGGGCTTCGCGGTGCTGGACCCCTTCAGCTCCTTCCTCACCTTCACGGTGTGCGTGGGGCTCGCGCTGGCCACGCTCACCGCGCAGGGCTTCCTGCGCCGGCGCGGCGCCGAGCGCGGTGAGTTCTACGCGCTGATGCTCTTCGCCTCCGCGGGCATGAGCCTGCTGGCCATCAGCAACGAGCTCATCACGGTGTTCGTGAACATCGAGGTGCTCTCGGTGGCCACCTACGCGCTGACCAGCTACCTGCGCCGCGGCACGCGCCCCTCCGAGGCGGGCTTCAAGTACTTCATCCTCGGCGCCTTCTCCTCCGCGGTGCTGCTGTACGGCGCGGCGCTGCTCTACGGCGCCACCGGCACCACGCTGCTGGGCAACATGAGCGGCCCGCTTCGCGCGGCGCTGCAGGACAACGCGGCGCTCGTGTACTGCGGCATGCTGCTGGTGGGCGCGGGCTTCGCGTTCAAGGTGGCGGCGGTGCCCTTCCACATGTGGACGCCGGACGTGTACGAGGGCGCCCCCACCCCGGTCACCGCGCTGATGAGCGCGGGCGTGAAGGCGGCCGCCTTCGCGGCGCTGGTGCGCGTGTTCGTCACGCTGGGCGCGGGGCTTGATCCGCAGGCGCCGATGATGCTGTTCAGCGCGCTCGCCTTCCTCACCATGATCGCGGGCAACCTGCTCGCGCTGCCGCAGCGCAACGTGAAGCGCATGCTGGCCTACTCCTCCATCGCGCACGCGGGCTACGTGCTGGTGGCGGTGGCGGCGCTCTTCGTCACGGCACCCGGCGAGAAGTTCAGCCTGCTGGGCAGCACGCAGCTCACCGGCAGCCTGCAGGGCGCCGGGATGCGCGCGGACGCGCTGCGCGGCATCCTCTTCTACCTCTTCGCCTACACGGTGAGCGCGGTGGGCGCCTTCGGCCTGCTCTCGGCGCTCGAGCGCCGCGAGGACGAGGACCGCGGCACTGCGTGGGACCTGGAGCGCTTCAGCGGCCTCGCGCAGCGCAAGCCGGGCTGGGCGCTGGCGATGGCGGTGTTCATGCTGTCGCTGGGCGGCATCCCGCCCACCATCGGCTTCCTGGGCAAGCTGCTCATCTTCCAGAGCGCGGTGGACGCGGGCCTGGTGGGCCTCGCCATCGTGGGCGTGCTCTCCAGCGCCGCGGGCGTCTATTACTACCTGCGCGTGGTGGTCTACATGTACATGCGCCCGGTGGCGGACGGCGCGCATGCGCTCGAGCGCAGCGTGGCCACCGAGGTGGCGCTGGTGGCGTGCTCGCTCGCGGTGGTGGTGCTGGGCATCCTCCCCGGCCCCCTCACCGGCTGGCTGCAGACCGCGAGCACGATCTTCACGCGCTAG
- a CDS encoding NuoM family protein: MSFFDSHLLSLVVFVPLAFALLVALLPASEHGQIRTVTFIGMLVDAALGVWAYLAYDPAGPEFQLEQRARWIDSLGVSYHVGVDGLAASLLLLTVFLGPLVVLASTTYITERRKEFHLALLVLQTVMLGALVSLDVLLFYIFFEAMLIPMYLLVGVWGSEDRQMAAMKFFLYTLAGSLVMLVAVVALYFLSGPPGGRSFDYASIYNALLPANREVAGCAAAGTCESLTGLARTLHTWGPWMFAAFALAFAIKVPMFPVHTWLPDAHVQAPVAGSMILAGVMLKMGTFGFWRFAMPFFPNATAGARTLLATLAVIGIVYGALMCLAQRDIKKLIAYSSVSHLGYCMLGMLAITAEGATGSAYQMLNHGISTGALFLLFGFLYERRHTRLMSDYGGIAKVMPVFTTAFLITTFSSIAVPGTNGFVGEFLVLLGTFKSSLHLPFGVFAATGVILGAAYMLWMVQKVFFGSLTHRENMSLRDMNGRELVTVLPFLVLVLVMGLRPQPFLDRLNPSTERFIARAGLGLKGARPAADDTLRIQAMALPAEDSGTPGLAVAADAAPHLPSTRP; this comes from the coding sequence ATGAGCTTCTTCGACTCCCACCTGCTCAGCCTCGTCGTCTTCGTCCCCCTCGCGTTCGCGCTGCTGGTGGCCCTGCTGCCGGCGAGCGAGCACGGGCAGATCCGCACCGTCACCTTCATCGGCATGCTGGTGGACGCGGCGCTCGGCGTGTGGGCCTACCTGGCCTACGACCCCGCGGGCCCCGAGTTCCAGCTCGAGCAGCGCGCGCGCTGGATCGACAGCCTGGGCGTGAGCTACCACGTGGGCGTGGACGGGCTCGCGGCGAGCCTGCTGCTGCTCACCGTGTTCCTCGGGCCGCTCGTCGTGCTCGCCTCCACCACGTACATTACCGAGCGGCGCAAGGAGTTCCACCTCGCGCTGCTGGTGCTGCAGACCGTGATGCTGGGCGCGCTGGTCAGCCTGGACGTGCTGCTCTTCTACATCTTCTTCGAGGCCATGCTCATCCCCATGTACCTGCTGGTGGGGGTGTGGGGCAGCGAGGACCGCCAGATGGCGGCGATGAAGTTCTTCCTCTACACGCTGGCCGGCTCGCTGGTGATGCTGGTCGCGGTGGTGGCGCTTTACTTCCTCTCGGGTCCTCCGGGCGGCCGCTCCTTCGACTACGCGAGCATCTACAACGCGCTCTTGCCCGCGAACCGCGAGGTGGCGGGTTGCGCCGCGGCCGGCACCTGCGAGAGCCTCACCGGGCTCGCGCGCACGCTGCACACCTGGGGGCCGTGGATGTTCGCGGCCTTCGCGCTCGCGTTCGCGATCAAGGTGCCGATGTTCCCGGTGCACACGTGGCTGCCGGACGCGCACGTGCAGGCGCCGGTGGCAGGCTCCATGATCCTCGCCGGCGTGATGCTGAAGATGGGCACCTTCGGCTTCTGGCGCTTCGCCATGCCCTTCTTCCCCAACGCGACCGCCGGCGCGCGCACGCTGCTCGCCACGCTCGCCGTCATCGGCATCGTGTACGGGGCGCTGATGTGCCTCGCCCAGCGCGACATCAAGAAGCTCATCGCCTACTCGTCCGTGAGCCACCTGGGCTACTGCATGCTGGGCATGCTCGCCATCACGGCGGAGGGCGCGACGGGCAGCGCGTACCAGATGCTCAACCACGGCATCAGCACGGGCGCGCTCTTCCTCCTCTTCGGCTTCCTCTACGAGCGTCGCCACACGCGCCTGATGAGCGACTACGGCGGCATCGCCAAGGTGATGCCGGTGTTCACCACGGCCTTCCTCATCACCACCTTCAGCTCCATCGCGGTGCCGGGCACCAACGGCTTCGTCGGTGAGTTCCTGGTGCTGCTGGGCACCTTCAAGAGCAGCCTGCACCTGCCCTTCGGCGTCTTCGCCGCCACGGGCGTCATCCTCGGCGCGGCGTACATGCTGTGGATGGTGCAGAAGGTGTTCTTCGGCAGCCTCACCCACCGCGAGAACATGTCCTTGCGGGACATGAACGGCCGCGAGCTCGTCACCGTGCTGCCCTTCCTCGTGCTGGTGCTGGTGATGGGCCTGCGCCCGCAGCCCTTCCTGGACCGCCTCAACCCCTCCACGGAGCGCTTCATCGCCCGCGCGGGGCTCGGCCTGAAGGGCGCCCGCCCCGCCGCGGACGACACCCTGCGCATCCAGGCGATGGCGCTGCCCGCCGAGGACTCCGGCACGCCCGGCCTCGCCGTGGCTGCGGACGCCGCCCCCCACCTCCCCTCTACCCGGCCGTAA